The following coding sequences lie in one Mycobacterium sp. DL440 genomic window:
- a CDS encoding crotonase/enoyl-CoA hydratase family protein, translating to MDFTTIRHELDDGILTVVLDRPDNLNAFTVEMADELERTFVAVNDDDAVRAVIVTGEGRAFCAGMDLSSEGNVFGLDESKSPSLADMADLDDPELRRVRDTGGRVTLAIYACRKPVIAAINGAAVGIGATMTLAMDARLMSTKARFGLVFGKLGITPEACSTWFLPRIVGMPAALDLVYRSDILTADAAREIGLAQAVHEPDALIAEAQELADAWTRDRSPVSVALMRQMLYRNSAEPHPVDAHRVDSLAMFYSSTGDGHDGVRAFLDKRAPEFTGRASEMPPFYEEWIAGGEVPH from the coding sequence GTGGACTTCACGACGATCCGGCACGAGCTCGACGACGGGATCCTCACCGTCGTCCTCGATCGCCCGGACAACCTCAATGCCTTCACGGTCGAGATGGCCGATGAGTTGGAGCGGACCTTCGTCGCGGTCAACGACGACGACGCGGTGCGTGCCGTCATCGTGACCGGCGAGGGCCGGGCGTTCTGCGCCGGCATGGACCTGTCGAGCGAAGGCAATGTGTTCGGCCTCGACGAGTCGAAGTCGCCGAGCCTGGCAGACATGGCCGACCTCGACGACCCCGAACTTCGCCGGGTCAGGGATACCGGCGGCCGGGTGACCCTGGCGATCTACGCCTGCCGCAAGCCGGTGATCGCCGCCATCAACGGGGCCGCGGTCGGCATCGGCGCGACGATGACCCTGGCGATGGACGCCCGACTCATGTCGACGAAGGCCCGCTTCGGGCTGGTCTTCGGCAAGCTCGGCATCACCCCGGAAGCGTGTTCGACGTGGTTCCTTCCCCGAATTGTTGGTATGCCAGCGGCTTTGGACCTGGTGTACCGCTCCGACATCCTCACCGCAGACGCGGCCCGCGAGATCGGGCTGGCGCAGGCCGTCCACGAGCCGGACGCACTGATCGCCGAGGCACAGGAGCTGGCCGACGCGTGGACGCGCGACCGCTCACCGGTATCGGTCGCGCTCATGCGCCAGATGCTCTACCGGAATTCCGCTGAGCCACACCCGGTCGACGCACATCGGGTCGACTCATTGGCGATGTTCTACAGCAGCACCGGGGACGGCCACGACGGCGTACGGGCCTTCCTCGACAAGCGTGCCCCGGAGTTCACTGGGCGGGCTTCCGAGATGCCGCCGTTCTATGAGGAGTGGATCGCCGGCGGCGAAGTACCTCACTGA
- a CDS encoding amidase, producing MDFDEYRAHDATSLAKLVADKQVSAAELLAAARQRAAAVNPKINAIVREVPASPSDELTGPFAGVPFLIKDLAQDYAGLPTSAGSRALMSLNAPEHATVVQRWIDAGLVIFGKTNTPEFGAKGITEPEAWGPARNPWDLERSPGGSSGGSAAAVAAGIVPCAGANDGGGSIRIPAASCGLVGLKPGRGLTPSGPAVGESMHGAAVQGVVSRTVRDTAAMLDVLGGGEPWGPYVPGLPAESFASCVGADPGKLRIGLRVPTAINPAPHREAFAAVEATAAALTGLGHHVEELPQAPFDDAALARDFLLTWFVYSAWELAEAKRLTGAGDDAFERDTLIMAAIGRATSSVDYLDAVQRRHEHTRRLSTFFESYDLLLTPSLATLPPRIGEFDLPVVLQHAADALIKTRTASLLRYTKIVDDMVDKNLGWVPYTQLANITGRPAISLPVHWTAEGLPLGVQFVAPLAGESLLLKLAAQLEQALPWAGRLPPI from the coding sequence GTGGACTTTGACGAGTACCGGGCGCACGACGCCACGTCCTTGGCGAAACTGGTTGCTGACAAGCAGGTTTCGGCGGCTGAGCTGCTCGCCGCTGCCCGGCAGCGGGCGGCGGCGGTGAACCCGAAGATCAACGCCATCGTGCGCGAGGTCCCGGCTTCGCCGTCGGATGAACTCACCGGACCGTTCGCCGGGGTTCCGTTTCTGATCAAGGACCTGGCCCAGGACTACGCGGGATTGCCGACCTCGGCCGGTTCACGTGCACTGATGTCACTGAACGCCCCCGAGCACGCCACGGTCGTACAACGCTGGATCGACGCAGGCCTGGTCATCTTCGGGAAAACCAACACACCCGAGTTCGGCGCGAAGGGAATCACCGAGCCGGAGGCGTGGGGGCCGGCCCGCAATCCCTGGGATCTGGAAAGGTCGCCGGGTGGCAGCTCGGGAGGATCTGCGGCGGCCGTCGCAGCGGGCATCGTGCCCTGCGCCGGCGCCAATGACGGTGGCGGATCGATTCGCATTCCGGCGGCGAGTTGTGGACTCGTCGGGCTGAAACCGGGCCGCGGGCTGACGCCGTCGGGCCCGGCGGTCGGGGAATCCATGCACGGCGCGGCCGTTCAAGGCGTCGTCTCGCGGACGGTGCGCGACACGGCGGCGATGCTCGATGTCCTTGGCGGTGGTGAACCGTGGGGGCCGTACGTGCCGGGTCTGCCCGCTGAGTCGTTCGCCTCATGTGTGGGCGCGGATCCCGGGAAGCTGCGGATCGGGCTGCGGGTGCCGACGGCGATCAACCCGGCACCGCACCGCGAGGCGTTCGCCGCCGTCGAAGCCACTGCTGCCGCGCTGACGGGGCTGGGCCACCATGTCGAGGAACTGCCCCAGGCGCCCTTCGACGACGCTGCGCTTGCCCGCGATTTCCTGCTGACCTGGTTCGTCTACAGCGCGTGGGAGCTCGCCGAGGCCAAGCGGCTGACTGGCGCGGGTGACGACGCTTTTGAACGTGACACGCTCATCATGGCGGCGATCGGTCGCGCCACGAGCAGTGTCGACTATCTGGATGCGGTGCAGCGGCGCCACGAGCACACGCGGCGGCTGAGCACGTTCTTCGAGTCGTATGACCTGCTGCTGACGCCCAGCCTGGCGACCCTGCCGCCACGGATCGGCGAGTTCGATCTACCGGTCGTTCTGCAGCATGCCGCCGATGCACTGATCAAGACCCGCACCGCAAGCCTGTTGCGCTACACCAAGATCGTCGACGACATGGTGGACAAGAACCTTGGCTGGGTGCCCTACACGCAGTTGGCGAACATCACTGGCCGCCCGGCGATCTCGCTGCCTGTGCACTGGACGGCAGAAGGTCTGCCGCTCGGCGTCCAGTTCGTCGCACCGCTTGCCGGCGAATCGCTGCTGCTCAAGCTGGCGGCCCAACTGGAGCAAGCGCTGCCCTGGGCCGGTCGCCTCCCGCCGATCTGA